The DNA region CATGGTTCTGATGGAACTGATTGGTGACCTGCTACCGCCTGGTGTAGTGAATATTGTGAATGGATATGGAGAGGAAGCGGGTGAAGCCCTGGCCACCAGCCAGCGGATTGCAAAAATTGCCTTTACCGGTTCAACGCCAGTGGGATCTCATATTCTCAAGTGTGCTGCAGAAAATATTATCCCTTCTACGGTTGAGCTGGGTGGTAAGTCGCCTAACATCTATTTTGAAGACGTTCTCCGGCAGGAAGATGAGTACCTGAGCAAGTGTGTTGAAGGGGCAGTTCTTGCCTTTTTCAACCAGGGTGAAGTCTGTACCTGTCCTTCGAGAGTGCTGATTCAGGAATCCATCTACGACGAATTTATTACAAAAGTCATTGAGCGGACAGGACATATCAAACAGGGCAACCCCCTCGACACTGAAACCCAGCTGGGCGCCCAGGTTTCTCTGGAACAGTTCGACAAAATCATGAACTACCTGGAAATCGGCCGGAATGAAGGTGTGCAGTTCCTTATCGGTGGAGATAAAGAGGATATTGGTAAGGGGTATGAAAAAGGTTTCTATATTCAGCCTACCCTGGATGAAGGGCAGTAACGATATGCGGGTATTCCAGGAAGAAATTTTTGGCCCTGTTGTCGGGGTGACCACCTTTAAAGATGAAGCCGAAGCCCTGGCGCTGGCCAATGATACCCAGTACGGACTGGGAGCGGGTGTCTGGACCCGGGATGTCAACCGGGCTTTCAGAATGGGACGTGGTATTGAAGCCGGACGGGTCTGGACCAACTGTTACCACCAATATCCGGCACATGCCGCCTTTGGTGGATACAAGAAATCCGGTGTAGGGCGGGAGACGCATAAACAGGCCCTGGAGCATTACCAGCAAACTAAAAACCTGCTGGTGAGTTATGACATCAATCCGCTGGGCTTCTTTTAATCACTGTTTTTCTTCAGGGATGAAGACGTATGTCTTCTCTTACAGCATTCTGCCACCATACCATTGCCACACTAGCGTTAGTGTGGCTGTCCCTGTCTGGTTATGCACTGGCTGACCCGCTTGAGTATCGTCTGTCGGGTGTTGATGGACGTGAAGAAAAGAATATTGAACTGCACCTGCAAACCCTGCCAGAGATGACTGCGGAAGAGTTCCCAATTTATAAACACACCATTAAAGAAACCGTACAGCAGGCCCTGGAACCTTTTGGCTTTTACGGTTCAGTCGTTGACCTATCGAGCCCGTCAGATCGTTCAGACTTCGTTGATATCCAGATTGAACTGGGAAAACCTGTTCTGATAAAAAGCGTCAATGTGTTGCTTGAAGGCGACGCCAGCAGGGAAAAAAGCTTTAAAAGGCTGTTAAAAGCACACGAGTTAATGCCGGAACATGTGTTGGAGCATGAAGACTATGAAACGCTGAAGCGGGTGCTTATGACACAGGCACAACTGACGGGTTTCTTTGATGCCCACTGGGTGATCGCGACTGTCGATGTTAATCCGGCTGAATACAGTGCTGATGTTCATCTGACACTGGACTCAGGCAGACGTTACCGATTTGGTGAATTGCAGTATGCCGATGAAACCAGTGCGACACGCCGACTGGTGGAAGCCATGCTGAATTTCCGGGCAGGCGATGCCTATGATGCCACCAAACTGGTCAAGCTTTATAACGACCTCTCGGCTACCGGTTATTTTAAACACGTCGATGTGCAGCCATTGCGTGACAAGGCTGAAGACTACTCCATACCTGTAAGGATTGATGTGACCCCCAGGCGCAGCCATGAAATGGAAGCCGGCATCGGTTTTTCTACAGACGAAGGTCCAAGGGTTTCTCTGCGCTGGAACAAACCCTGGGTAAACGACCGTGGTCATAGTTTCAGTGCTGATACCTACCTGTCTACCAAGCGTACCGAACTGAGTACGAGTTATCAGATTCCCAGGGGCAATCCTTTGCTGGACTTTTATAGTCTGCAAACCGGTTATCAGCATAAGAATCTTGAGGACACTAACAGCAGACTTTACTCGGCGGCTTTACATAAATGGCATAAAGTGCCGGATGGCTGGAACCGGGACTGGTTTATACGACTCGAAGCTGAACATTATGATCAGGCCAGCGACAGGGATAACAGCCTGTTACTGGTTCCCGGACTGGCCCTGAGTCGCAAAAACACCACTGGCAGCCTCAATCCGGTAAGAGGGACTGCCCATGATCTGAAAATAGAGCTGTCTCCGGGCGTGTCCGGCCCCGGAAGCCGTTTTATAAAAGTCTGGGGACGGACAAAATGGCTGGATACCTTTGCCAGCCGTCATCAGTTACTGGTGCGATTGGAACAGGGTGCCACCTGGGTTCGCAGCGTATCGGACCTGCCACCTTCACTGCGCTTTTTTACTGGTGGTGACCAGACGGTGCGAGGGTATGACTATGATACGATTGCGCCAAAGGATAGACGTGGCAAATTAACCGGAGGTCGTTATCTTTCGGTCGTCAGTTTCGAATACGCTTACAAACTGGTGGATAAATGGTGGCTGGCACTGTTTACGGACTCCGGCACCTCGACCAATGATTACGACGATGCCTGGAAAGTCGGTTCCGGCCTGGGTGTAAGATGGATTACTCCTCTGGGTCCCCTGCGTCTGGACCTTGCTTTTGCGGTCAGAGAACCGGGGTCTCCCTGGCGGTTGCACTTTACGATCGGGCCGGTACTGTGAAGCGGATTATCAGCGGCTTATTTGCCATCATCGTTTTATGCTTTACAGCGGTTGCGTCGCTGTTACTGACCAGCACCGGCAACCGCTGGCTCTGGCAGTTTGCCTGTGAACAGCTGCCATCCCGGTTCGGAGAGCTGCAGGGTGATCTGGAGGGGTCTTTACTACAAGGCTGGCAGTTCAGGACACTGTCATGGCATCGTTCTGACCTGGAGGCTGACCTTAAGGTAGATATCCAGCAGCTGTCGTTCTCTTTGTCACCTGAACATTTATTGCGTGGTGAGCTGTTTATTGATCAACTTTCCATCGAGCGCATTGGAATAGAAAACCTTTCAACCCGCCAGAATAAAGAGCAGGAAACTGATTTTTCAGATATCGAAATACCGTCGTTTACCATGCCGCTTCCGGTTGAGATCAAAACACTGAACATTCGTGAGCTGGATTATTCTCAGCGAGGCTATTCTGAGCAAGAGAAAACCTGGCAGTTCCAGAATATCGGCCTGGCTGCAAGAGCTGAAAAGCAGACCTTCAGCATTCAGCAGTTTGAAGTAACCCACGATTCTGCCAGTTTACTGGCCAGTGCCAGCATCACACTGTCTGCTCCTTATCCTGTCAGCGCACAGCTAGCCTTTTCGCCAGGCATCTTTCCTGCTGACAGCTTTTTACTAGACATAGCACTCCATGACAAGCTGTTATTACCGGATACCAGTGTTTCGGTATCCGGGTACCTGACCGATTACCGGATTGAGTTAAGC from Endozoicomonas sp. NE40 includes:
- a CDS encoding autotransporter assembly complex protein TamA, giving the protein MSSLTAFCHHTIATLALVWLSLSGYALADPLEYRLSGVDGREEKNIELHLQTLPEMTAEEFPIYKHTIKETVQQALEPFGFYGSVVDLSSPSDRSDFVDIQIELGKPVLIKSVNVLLEGDASREKSFKRLLKAHELMPEHVLEHEDYETLKRVLMTQAQLTGFFDAHWVIATVDVNPAEYSADVHLTLDSGRRYRFGELQYADETSATRRLVEAMLNFRAGDAYDATKLVKLYNDLSATGYFKHVDVQPLRDKAEDYSIPVRIDVTPRRSHEMEAGIGFSTDEGPRVSLRWNKPWVNDRGHSFSADTYLSTKRTELSTSYQIPRGNPLLDFYSLQTGYQHKNLEDTNSRLYSAALHKWHKVPDGWNRDWFIRLEAEHYDQASDRDNSLLLVPGLALSRKNTTGSLNPVRGTAHDLKIELSPGVSGPGSRFIKVWGRTKWLDTFASRHQLLVRLEQGATWVRSVSDLPPSLRFFTGGDQTVRGYDYDTIAPKDRRGKLTGGRYLSVVSFEYAYKLVDKWWLALFTDSGTSTNDYDDAWKVGSGLGVRWITPLGPLRLDLAFAVREPGSPWRLHFTIGPVL